The segment ACAATGCGGATTTTGAGATAGATAGATTTTTCCTTTTTCGATCAATTCGCCGACGCTTTCATTTCCGGTTTTCAACTCTCCTATATCATCTTCCAACACATATATCTTTTTCAAGGAAGGAAGCTTAGAAGCCAGATTAAGGATGCGTTGTTTATCCTTCTCTTTTTGAACCAAAGCGTATTTACTTTCGGAATGGTTTACGATATAAAGAATATCCTCGTCGACAACGTCGGTTCCCCTAGGAACCGAGACTGCGCCGGCGCTAATAATGGCGATATCTCCTAAAATCCAATTACTGCTAGCGTCACAGAGATAGAGTATTTTATCGTCTTTTACGACTTCGGCTTGAATCAATCCTCCTATGAGATGATCCGTCAGCGTCTTTAGTTGCGAGAAAGTTCGTCCCTGGATACCGGCTTTCGTTCTTTTAGAAAAGCTTTCTTTTAGCGGAAATAACGACGCGGTCTTTTCCAGCATGTCGTAAAAATACTTTCGATTGTCTTCCAAATTCCCCTCGAAACGGTTCGTGGCCGAGTACAGCGACCGTTTAGGACGGAAACTCTACTTTTGACAACGCTTGATTCAATCCATTTTTCGTGGAATTAAAAAATCCGAATCATTTGTAAACAAACGTTCAACGAACAGCGATCAGATATAGGAAGAAATAAAAGTTGTTATGATACTTCCTTTGAAGTCTCATATTTCTTAAGACAAATAGGGCATAAACAATTAGTATATAAGTCGCGTAAGTCCTTCAAGGCTTGAGGACTGAGGAGCATCGTTTCGCACCAGCAACCTTCGCTATCGGCCCGACAATCGAAGGAGCCGGAACATTTTGCGCATCTTTTACTAGTCATTTTTTTAAGAAAATACGATATCGTTTTGGCGTAATAAATCCAGGAATTCCTCTTCGGATATGACGATGACTCCTAATTCCTTCGCTTTCTCCAGCTTAGATCCAGCGCCGGGACCGGCTAATAAATGGGTCGTTTTTGAAGACACCGATCCTACCTTTTTACCTCCGTAAAAAACTACTAGATCGATTGCCTTTTCTCTAGGTTGGAAGTTTTCGAAAGAACCCGAAACACACCAAGTTTGACCTGCGAACGGTTGCTTATCCGCTTTTGCGATCGGGTCCGCTTTCATTTTGACCCCGACTTTTTTTAAACGATCAACTAACTTTAAAATTCTCTTATCGGTAAAGCTTTCAACAATCGCTTCGACTGTGGACGGACCGATCCCCGGTATTTCCAATAATGATTCCGATTTACTTGAACTATTTGCAGCTTCTATAATAGAGTCCATCGATTCATAGCCGTGTTCTATCAAAAGTTCAGCTACCTTAGGACCGATTTCGCGAAGTCCGAGAGACGACAATACGAATCGAAAATCTTTCTTTTTCGAGTCCTCTATTCCGTTAAGAATTAAGTTTACGCTTTTTTCTCCGTATCCGTCTTCCTCTAAAAGCTTTTCCTTGTAATTGCCGAGTTTATATAGATCCGCAAGATCTTTAATATAGCCTTGGTCATATAAAAACTCGACCTGCTTTTCACCCAATCCTTCTATATCCATTTGTTTTCGAGAGCAAAAGAAAATGATTCCGTTTTTCACTCTATCCGGGCATTCCACGTTCGGACAAAATTGATCTACAGAATCTTCCCGCTTCTGCGTTTGCGATCCGCATG is part of the Leptospira broomii serovar Hurstbridge str. 5399 genome and harbors:
- a CDS encoding cysteine-rich CWC family protein is translated as MTSKRCAKCSGSFDCRADSEGCWCETMLLSPQALKDLRDLYTNCLCPICLKKYETSKEVS